The Aneurinibacillus migulanus genome contains the following window.
ACAAACTTCAAATTGGTTGCATCTTCCTCTTTACTGAGACGCTCTTCTAGAAGTTCTGAATAACCCATAATGACGGTGAGCGGTGTACGCAATTCATGAGAAACGTTAGCCAAGAATTCCGTCTTCATCCGATCCAGCTCCGAAAGCTTGCGATTGTTCTCTTCGAGGATTTTGTTCTGCCTAGACATTTTGCTAGTGAATATCCAAAGAAGGCCAAGAAGCACCAGAATGGTACATACGCTTATCGCCAATTCATTATGGCATCCTTTATCCGGCATGATAACTAAGGTGTAAATAAACCACCCTACCAGTAGCAAAATAAAAACAAGAAGGAATGGGACGTAAAATTCTAACGAATATTTCCGCTTCAACGCTCTCCCCTATTCTTCCGTATGAGGAGCAGAGATGGAAGAATTCCCATTCTGTTCCCCCTGCTTCATATATTTTTCTATCTTCTGCAAAAAGTCACGAATACGGACCGGTTTCGTAATGTAGCCAATACATCCGGCTTCAAAGGCGGATTTAATATCCGATTTCATAGCCAAAGCTGATAAGGCAACAATTGGAATTTCGGCCAGCTCAGGGATAGACTTGATTGTTCGGGTAACAGCCAGTCCGTCCATGCCAGGCATATGAATATCCATCAAGATTAAATCTGGACGAAATGTTTCTAGCATTTCTAACGCTTTCAATCCGCTTTCAGCTACAGATATTTCGTATTCTGACTTCAATTGTAGAATTTCAATAAATAACTCGCGATTTGAAGGGTTGTCTTCCACAAGTAAAATGCGATATCCCATCTTGCGTTCCCCTTTACTTATTCAATAACCGACCGACTATGTAGTCTTTGAGATAATATCAGACATATCATCTGAAGAAGGAGGAATATATTCTGCCATCCTCATTACCTGTCCTCGCTCCACAAAACGCAAGGGGCTTTCGATATAAGAGAAAATCCTCCCCTGCGTATGTTCGCTTATTCCCTCCAGCATATCAACATATCCGGCTTGAAACGATTGTGCCGCCACCAAAATGTCATATTCAGGATGCTTCTGGACAATCTCTATGGCTTCTCGCTTTGATTCTATCATAAAAGACAGAAAAGGTCTGAATCCTTTTTGTATTTTTTCAGAAAAATCCCGAAAGGAACCTAAGAAATCAGCTGTATAAAGCACCAAAAGAGGTTCTTTTTTACAAGCTTGTTCACACGTATCAGGGGTAGGAGCTTCCCGTTTTCCGGAAGGAAGGTAGAAGGAAAAAACACTTCCCTCTCCCGGCTTGCTTTCCACCCCGATGGTCCCTCCGTGCAATTCA
Protein-coding sequences here:
- a CDS encoding response regulator, whose amino-acid sequence is MGYRILLVEDNPSNRELFIEILQLKSEYEISVAESGLKALEMLETFRPDLILMDIHMPGMDGLAVTRTIKSIPELAEIPIVALSALAMKSDIKSAFEAGCIGYITKPVRIRDFLQKIEKYMKQGEQNGNSSISAPHTEE